The following coding sequences are from one Malaciobacter pacificus window:
- a CDS encoding DUF3095 domain-containing protein has product MKQTIDFYKDLKTFTNFSDITEDKYFKEIPDDWFVVVSDIKNSTKAIETGMYKQVNFVASLLIIGILNINRKLDLPFCFGGDGASVLIPNSIVNEAKKVLVDTKSKAKTNFDLNLRIGIISVKEIKELGAKIEISKLSLSKEHSQAIIRGNGLELAEELIKKDEEKYSVKDFTHIDYESDFEGLECRWQDIPSPKDETLSILIKSLKDEDSSKKIYKNILLKIEEITGSYDLRHPILDDSKLNLSFNPMVLNAEASLFSKSKIGKLFNFFKIYIENILGKYLMSKGNWGDYKNRILRTTDTEKFDDMIRMVISINNKDLKTLESFLEDEYKKRNIIYGIHKSNSALMTCLIFERHGKHIHFIDSSNGGYAIAAKQMKNQIKDL; this is encoded by the coding sequence ATGAAACAAACAATTGATTTTTACAAAGATTTAAAAACTTTTACAAATTTTTCTGATATTACTGAAGATAAATATTTTAAAGAGATACCAGATGATTGGTTTGTTGTTGTAAGTGATATAAAAAACTCAACAAAAGCAATTGAAACTGGAATGTACAAACAAGTTAATTTTGTAGCATCACTATTGATAATAGGTATTTTAAATATAAATAGAAAACTTGATTTACCCTTTTGTTTTGGTGGAGATGGGGCTAGTGTTTTAATACCTAATTCCATAGTAAATGAAGCTAAAAAAGTTTTAGTAGATACAAAAAGTAAAGCAAAAACTAATTTTGATTTAAATCTTAGAATTGGAATAATTAGTGTAAAAGAGATAAAAGAACTTGGAGCAAAAATTGAAATCTCTAAATTATCTTTATCAAAAGAGCATTCACAAGCAATTATTAGAGGTAATGGTTTAGAATTAGCAGAAGAATTAATTAAAAAAGATGAAGAAAAATATAGTGTAAAAGATTTTACTCATATTGATTATGAATCTGACTTTGAGGGTTTAGAGTGTAGATGGCAAGATATTCCCTCACCAAAAGATGAGACTTTATCAATTTTGATAAAATCATTAAAAGATGAAGATAGTTCAAAAAAAATCTATAAAAATATATTATTAAAAATAGAAGAGATTACAGGTTCATATGATTTAAGACACCCTATTTTAGATGATTCTAAACTAAATCTTAGTTTTAATCCTATGGTTTTAAATGCTGAAGCTTCATTATTTTCAAAAAGCAAAATAGGTAAATTATTTAATTTTTTTAAAATTTATATTGAAAATATTTTAGGTAAATACTTGATGAGTAAAGGTAACTGGGGTGATTATAAAAATAGGATTTTAAGAACAACTGATACTGAAAAGTTTGATGATATGATTAGAATGGTAATTTCTATAAATAATAAAGATTTAAAAACCCTTGAGTCTTTTTTAGAAGATGAATATAAAAAGAGAAATATAATTTATGGAATTCATAAGTCAAACTCTGCATTGATGACTTGTCTTATCTTTGAAAGACATGGTAAACATATACACTTTATCGATTCTTCAAATGGTGGTTATGCAATTGCTGCAAAACAGATGAAAAATCAAATAAAAGATCTTTAA
- a CDS encoding AEC family transporter — translation MENFILILLAIAIGYGLNRLKIFSKEAPAILNLFVIYISLPAMILLQIPKLTFSMDTIIPIVISWLVMTISVFIVLGVSRFFNFSKEITGSLLLVSILTNSSFMGIPIINAYMGESALPYVLVYDQLGTFIALATYGTFIASYYSNKSEISFKIITMKVLTFPPFISLVIALFLMGVEFNVTITKVLESFASTIVPVALVAVGLQLQLKLPKEDVKPFSVALIIKLIIAPIIAFGICLIFGWNNQASIVSIMEAAMAPMITAGAIASMAGLAPRLSSAIVGYGILISFLTTAVVFRILV, via the coding sequence ATGGAAAATTTTATACTAATTTTATTAGCCATTGCTATTGGTTATGGCTTAAATAGATTAAAAATATTCTCAAAAGAAGCTCCTGCTATATTAAACTTGTTTGTGATTTATATTTCTCTTCCAGCTATGATTTTACTTCAAATTCCAAAACTAACATTTTCTATGGATACTATAATTCCAATAGTAATTTCATGGCTTGTTATGACTATAAGTGTATTTATTGTATTAGGAGTTAGTAGGTTTTTTAACTTTTCAAAAGAGATAACTGGTTCACTTTTACTTGTATCAATTTTGACAAATTCATCATTTATGGGTATTCCTATAATAAACGCTTATATGGGAGAATCTGCACTTCCTTATGTTTTAGTTTATGACCAATTGGGAACTTTTATAGCTTTAGCTACTTATGGTACATTTATAGCATCATATTATTCAAATAAAAGTGAAATAAGTTTTAAAATCATAACTATGAAAGTATTAACTTTCCCACCATTTATTTCACTTGTTATTGCTCTATTTTTAATGGGAGTTGAGTTTAACGTTACTATTACAAAGGTTTTAGAATCATTTGCAAGTACAATTGTACCAGTTGCTCTTGTAGCAGTTGGTTTACAACTTCAATTAAAATTACCAAAAGAGGATGTCAAACCTTTTAGTGTGGCTTTAATTATAAAACTTATTATAGCTCCAATTATTGCCTTTGGAATTTGTTTAATATTTGGATGGAACAATCAAGCATCAATTGTATCAATTATGGAAGCAGCCATGGCTCCAATGATAACAGCAGGAGCAATTGCTTCAATGGCAGGTCTTGCTCCAAGATTAAGCTCTGCTATTGTTGGCTATGGTATTTTAATCTCATTTTTAACAACAGCCGTTGTATTTAGGATTTTAGTATGA
- a CDS encoding winged helix-turn-helix transcriptional regulator, giving the protein MYLVNDKEYKCSVAVTLDIFNDRWKLAIIWHLLDGEKRFKELHEIISEITQKTLTIKLKELEEKNIINREVFAEVPPKVVYSLTKSGKDLAPVLQSMYAWGIEYVKEHGKITDENCCDIDLASNI; this is encoded by the coding sequence ATGTACTTAGTAAATGATAAAGAATACAAATGTTCAGTTGCAGTAACTTTAGATATTTTTAACGACAGATGGAAATTAGCCATTATTTGGCATCTTTTAGATGGAGAAAAGAGATTTAAAGAACTTCATGAAATTATAAGTGAAATAACTCAAAAAACCTTGACTATAAAGTTAAAAGAGCTTGAAGAAAAAAATATTATAAATAGAGAAGTATTTGCTGAAGTTCCACCAAAAGTAGTTTATAGTCTTACAAAAAGTGGAAAAGATTTAGCTCCAGTTTTACAAAGTATGTATGCATGGGGAATTGAGTATGTTAAAGAACATGGGAAAATTACAGATGAAAACTGCTGTGATATAGACTTGGCAAGTAATATTTAA
- a CDS encoding NAD(P)H-dependent oxidoreductase translates to MEKTFIEAMDFRHACKIFDETKKVSNEDINFILDVGRKSPSSFGMEPWKFLVITNEELKAKIRPFCWDQPQITTCSHLIIVLAAIEGVKPESGIPMRKFSRREMPQEKKDFYIKLYTDHLTGTKTLLNDENVYYWTSKQTYIALGNMMTAAAIRGIDTCPIEGFEKEKVEEVLGVDTNKYQLSVVLPVGYRINPQSTQLREKLEDVVEYIK, encoded by the coding sequence ATGGAAAAAACATTTATTGAGGCTATGGATTTTAGACATGCATGTAAGATTTTTGATGAGACTAAAAAAGTAAGTAATGAAGATATAAATTTTATTTTAGATGTTGGTAGAAAATCACCTTCATCTTTTGGTATGGAGCCATGGAAGTTTTTAGTTATAACAAATGAAGAGTTAAAAGCAAAAATTAGACCATTTTGTTGGGATCAACCACAAATTACTACTTGTTCTCATTTGATTATAGTTCTTGCTGCAATTGAGGGTGTTAAACCAGAATCTGGAATTCCTATGAGAAAATTTAGTAGAAGAGAAATGCCACAAGAGAAAAAAGATTTTTATATTAAACTTTATACTGACCATTTAACTGGAACTAAAACTTTATTAAATGATGAAAATGTTTATTACTGGACTTCAAAACAAACATATATTGCTTTAGGAAATATGATGACAGCAGCAGCTATTAGGGGAATTGATACTTGTCCTATTGAAGGATTTGAAAAAGAAAAAGTTGAAGAGGTTTTAGGTGTGGATACAAATAAATATCAACTATCTGTAGTATTACCTGTTGGTTATAGAATAAATCCACAATCAACACAATTAAGAGAAAAGTTAGAAGACGTAGTTGAATATATAAAATAA
- a CDS encoding NAD(P)H-dependent oxidoreductase, with product MEKSFMEAMDFRHACKIFDETKKVSDEDLAYIIEAGRKSPSSFGMEPWKFLVITNEELKAKIRPYCWDQPQITTCSHLIIVLAAIEEVKVESGLVKKKLGRKGFPEDKLEFYVGIYGSHLKDVLSSDDNIYSWTARQTYIALGNMMTGAAARGIDTCPIEGFEKENVEKVLEIDTTKYQVSVILPIGYRIEPQSTFVREPVENIVEYIK from the coding sequence ATGGAAAAGAGTTTTATGGAAGCTATGGATTTTAGACATGCGTGTAAGATTTTTGATGAAACAAAAAAAGTTAGTGATGAAGATTTAGCATACATAATAGAAGCAGGTCGAAAATCTCCCTCATCATTTGGAATGGAACCATGGAAGTTTTTAGTTATTACAAATGAAGAGTTAAAAGCTAAAATTAGACCATATTGTTGGGACCAACCACAAATTACAACATGTTCACATTTGATTATTGTTCTTGCTGCTATTGAAGAAGTTAAAGTTGAATCTGGACTTGTGAAAAAGAAACTTGGAAGAAAAGGTTTCCCTGAAGATAAACTAGAGTTCTATGTTGGTATTTATGGTTCTCATTTAAAAGATGTATTAAGTAGTGATGATAATATTTACTCTTGGACAGCAAGACAAACATATATTGCTTTAGGAAATATGATGACTGGTGCTGCTGCTAGAGGAATTGATACTTGTCCAATTGAAGGATTTGAAAAAGAGAATGTTGAAAAAGTTTTAGAAATTGATACTACTAAATATCAAGTATCAGTTATTTTACCAATTGGATATAGAATTGAACCACAATCTACTTTTGTAAGAGAACCAGTTGAGAATATAGTTGAATATATAAAATAA
- a CDS encoding FIST signal transduction protein, with the protein MREGVYYPCFKDFLKTNQDKTNKQFVLIAEYSDFKMEYLDNYKGDIMGAIVPFIVYNTEYYNKGVIVFELDENSDFLFVEDMTNLNQEKVESLEISSAIVILDGLSPNITMFLDDLFEFLPENTQIVGGGAGKMTFEQDPVIFSKENGIHNNAALIVKLSNKINIGIENGWQYLEGPFITTSSEKNVLKTLNFRNAFEVYKEIVEKDSGMVFNDKNFFDIAKSYPLGIVKYDKEIIVRDPILVDENNNLVLVGDIPQNSTIQILKGEEDKLIESSAKAVNHAIKDINSKSSLIVFDCISRSIYLGDKFVQELEGMKNNTVFNTKLCGALTLGEIANNGDEYITFYNKSCVVGVIC; encoded by the coding sequence ATGAGAGAAGGTGTATACTATCCTTGTTTTAAAGATTTTTTAAAAACTAATCAAGATAAAACAAACAAACAATTTGTACTTATAGCAGAATATAGTGATTTTAAAATGGAATATTTAGATAACTATAAAGGCGATATTATGGGTGCTATTGTACCATTTATTGTTTATAATACTGAATATTACAATAAGGGTGTTATTGTATTTGAATTAGATGAAAATAGTGATTTTCTTTTTGTTGAAGATATGACTAATTTAAATCAAGAAAAAGTCGAATCCCTTGAAATTAGTTCTGCAATTGTTATTCTTGATGGTTTAAGTCCAAATATTACTATGTTTTTAGATGATTTATTTGAATTTCTTCCTGAAAATACTCAAATAGTGGGTGGAGGTGCTGGAAAAATGACTTTTGAACAAGATCCTGTGATTTTTTCAAAAGAGAATGGAATTCATAATAATGCTGCACTAATTGTAAAGCTTTCAAATAAAATAAATATTGGAATAGAAAATGGATGGCAATATTTAGAAGGTCCATTTATTACAACAAGTTCTGAAAAAAATGTATTAAAAACTTTAAATTTTAGAAATGCATTTGAAGTTTATAAAGAGATTGTTGAAAAAGATAGTGGTATGGTTTTTAATGATAAAAATTTCTTTGATATTGCAAAATCATATCCTCTTGGTATTGTAAAATACGATAAAGAGATTATAGTTAGAGATCCAATACTAGTTGATGAAAATAATAATTTAGTTTTAGTTGGTGATATTCCTCAGAACTCAACTATTCAAATATTAAAAGGTGAAGAAGATAAATTAATTGAGTCTTCAGCAAAAGCTGTAAATCATGCTATAAAAGATATAAACAGTAAAAGTAGCTTAATAGTTTTTGATTGTATATCAAGAAGTATATATTTAGGAGATAAATTTGTTCAAGAGTTAGAAGGTATGAAAAATAACACTGTGTTCAATACTAAATTATGTGGGGCTTTAACTTTAGGAGAAATCGCAAATAATGGTGATGAATATATAACATTTTATAATAAATCTTGTGTTGTTGGTGTTATATGTTAG
- a CDS encoding sensor histidine kinase, which yields MLVEQLSTAYKCHSSIGNSINLKEMITEVIKTFISESYAIYGEFYQKEEESLKKIVSFGKLSNFDIKNYDSYTKPMSLITEEKINIIKMNLDQGIIFLVSKNKNADCSFFYSMFESLIPRLNLSISSCINYEKLLVSYDLVKKQKIELQKANKTKDEFLANMSHELKTPLNSILLLSTLMSKNKDDKYDEKTLKNMDIIKKCSLELMDLINDILDISQLEAGKVSIHNESIDLKVIIEDIYASMKEMTLNKNIDLIMDFKGNHFTMISDKRRIRQIIKNLVSNAIKFTSEGYVKITLTELFDRYQIDIEDTGIGLDNDKLEQIFDRFKQADGSTTRKYGGTGLGLSISKELAILLNGDILVKSQKNKGSIFTFEITKQKEDNVIKSFIKNDDKLNGENNNIKTNIIVYLKDTIEQFKLTIKLKKCDYHTFAALNEESFITYLEKLKDEKAVILIDERVKDFENIIKLINDLNYKKIITVTNNIELDESLLNKIEKLIKG from the coding sequence ATGTTAGTAGAACAACTATCAACAGCATATAAGTGTCATAGCTCTATTGGAAATAGTATAAATTTAAAAGAGATGATAACAGAGGTTATTAAAACATTTATATCTGAGTCTTATGCAATTTATGGGGAGTTCTATCAAAAAGAGGAAGAGTCTTTAAAAAAAATAGTTAGTTTTGGAAAACTATCTAATTTTGATATTAAAAATTATGATAGTTATACAAAACCAATGTCATTAATTACAGAAGAAAAAATTAATATAATAAAGATGAATTTAGATCAAGGTATTATTTTCTTAGTTTCTAAAAACAAAAATGCAGACTGTTCATTTTTTTATTCTATGTTTGAAAGTTTAATTCCAAGATTAAATTTAAGTATATCATCATGTATTAATTATGAAAAGTTGTTAGTATCATATGATTTAGTAAAAAAGCAAAAAATCGAACTTCAAAAAGCTAATAAAACAAAAGATGAGTTTTTAGCTAACATGAGTCATGAATTAAAAACTCCTCTAAATTCAATTTTATTATTATCAACACTTATGTCTAAAAATAAAGATGATAAATATGATGAAAAGACATTGAAAAATATGGATATTATTAAAAAATGTTCATTAGAATTAATGGATTTAATTAATGATATTTTAGATATTTCACAATTAGAAGCAGGAAAGGTTTCTATTCATAATGAATCTATAGATTTAAAAGTCATTATAGAAGATATTTATGCTTCAATGAAAGAGATGACACTTAATAAAAATATAGATTTGATAATGGATTTTAAAGGTAATCATTTTACTATGATTTCTGATAAAAGAAGAATTAGACAGATTATTAAAAATTTAGTAAGTAATGCAATTAAGTTTACCTCTGAAGGATATGTTAAAATAACTTTAACAGAATTATTTGATAGATATCAAATCGATATTGAAGATACTGGTATTGGTTTAGATAATGATAAGTTAGAACAAATTTTTGACAGATTTAAACAAGCTGATGGCTCAACAACTAGAAAATATGGTGGAACAGGTCTTGGCTTGTCTATTTCAAAAGAGTTAGCGATATTATTAAATGGTGATATTTTAGTAAAGAGTCAAAAGAATAAAGGTAGCATATTCACTTTTGAAATAACTAAACAAAAAGAAGATAACGTAATAAAATCTTTTATAAAAAATGATGATAAATTAAATGGTGAAAATAATAATATTAAAACAAATATTATTGTATATCTTAAAGATACAATTGAGCAATTTAAACTAACTATTAAGTTGAAAAAGTGTGATTATCATACTTTTGCTGCTTTAAATGAAGAAAGCTTTATTACTTATTTAGAAAAATTAAAAGATGAAAAGGCAGTAATTTTAATTGATGAAAGAGTTAAAGATTTTGAAAATATAATAAAATTAATAAATGATCTTAATTATAAAAAGATAATTACTGTTACTAATAATATTGAGCTAGATGAGAGTTTATTAAATAAAATTGAAAAATTGATAAAAGGTTAA
- a CDS encoding hybrid sensor histidine kinase/response regulator, with protein MNDKFNILIVDDIQENIYTLELLISDNFDVNIYSALSASDAMKVLLEHPIDLILSDVQMPDINGFEFAQYLKDVEITKNIPIIFITGIFDKDEYKAKGYDVGAIEYITKPIDNTLLLSKLKIYIDVYNRLKIKNLELNKSNALLIQSSKMATIGEMLGVISHQLKQPLNLISLYCDDMHYSYKTDDLNDDFMNDFKVNTKEQINYMNKTINGFLEFFNPNKKKEKFNINKAVIESTVLLKDKLKTIGTHLEYDIDESLNCYGVEMEISQVVLNIINNALDVFQEKSIENSLIEIKSFKSGDKIVLTIEDNAGGVENNQIENLFDAYYTTKEEGTGIGLYMAKLIIENSFNGKIEVKNSDKGLKFIIFLNSY; from the coding sequence ATGAATGATAAATTTAATATCTTAATTGTTGATGATATTCAAGAGAATATTTACACATTGGAGTTGTTAATAAGTGATAATTTTGATGTTAATATTTATAGTGCTTTAAGTGCAAGTGATGCTATGAAAGTTTTACTTGAACATCCAATTGATTTAATCCTAAGTGATGTTCAAATGCCAGATATAAATGGTTTTGAGTTTGCACAATATTTAAAAGATGTAGAGATTACGAAAAATATACCAATAATATTTATTACAGGTATTTTTGATAAAGATGAATATAAAGCCAAGGGTTATGATGTGGGGGCAATAGAATATATTACTAAGCCAATTGACAATACATTACTGCTGTCTAAATTAAAAATTTATATTGATGTTTATAATAGATTAAAGATAAAAAATTTGGAATTAAATAAATCTAATGCTTTGTTAATCCAAAGTAGTAAAATGGCTACTATTGGGGAGATGTTAGGGGTTATATCTCATCAGTTAAAACAACCTTTGAATTTAATATCTTTGTATTGTGATGATATGCATTATTCTTATAAAACTGATGATTTAAATGATGATTTTATGAATGACTTTAAAGTAAATACTAAAGAGCAAATAAATTATATGAATAAGACTATAAATGGCTTTTTAGAGTTTTTTAATCCCAATAAGAAAAAAGAAAAATTTAATATAAATAAAGCTGTTATAGAATCAACTGTACTATTAAAAGATAAGTTAAAAACTATTGGTACTCATTTAGAATATGATATTGATGAATCTTTGAATTGTTATGGTGTAGAAATGGAAATTTCACAAGTTGTATTAAATATTATTAATAATGCACTAGATGTGTTTCAAGAAAAGAGTATTGAAAACTCATTAATAGAAATAAAAAGTTTTAAAAGTGGTGATAAAATAGTATTAACTATCGAAGATAATGCTGGTGGTGTGGAAAATAATCAAATTGAGAATCTATTTGATGCATATTACACTACAAAAGAAGAGGGCACTGGAATAGGCTTATATATGGCTAAATTAATTATTGAGAATAGTTTTAATGGGAAGATTGAAGTTAAAAATAGTGACAAAGGTTTAAAATTTATAATTTTTTTAAATAGTTATTAA
- a CDS encoding winged helix-turn-helix domain-containing protein produces the protein MNSIFIDINNSVSTKSVLIISHDVNFIENIKENNDTKLNISYYSENKYKLVNNVINSFDLIVFDNENNDLESFVNSFKDSHNYEINIPLIILEKNISKEQSLYKYSNAFLVLQKPVSLDSLIVNIDLSLNFLSINKKKQFEDGFYFDINRELLFKGKELIKLTKTERKLVKLLAENVNNLVTYEDIAQEVWRGKNFSIYSLRNVVKHIREKTSDAFLKNSSNRGYVINTV, from the coding sequence ATGAATAGTATTTTTATTGATATTAATAATTCTGTATCAACTAAATCAGTTTTAATTATTAGTCATGATGTAAATTTTATTGAAAATATAAAAGAAAATAATGATACTAAACTTAATATTTCATACTATAGTGAAAATAAATATAAGTTAGTAAATAATGTTATTAATAGTTTTGATTTAATAGTGTTTGATAATGAAAATAATGATTTAGAATCTTTTGTAAATAGCTTTAAAGATAGTCATAATTATGAAATAAATATTCCTTTAATTATTTTAGAAAAAAATATTAGCAAAGAACAATCTTTGTACAAATATAGTAATGCTTTTTTAGTTTTACAAAAACCTGTTTCTTTAGATAGTTTAATTGTTAATATCGATTTATCTTTAAATTTTTTAAGCATAAATAAGAAAAAACAGTTTGAGGATGGATTCTATTTTGATATTAATAGGGAATTGTTGTTTAAAGGAAAAGAACTAATTAAATTAACTAAAACTGAAAGAAAACTTGTTAAACTTTTAGCTGAAAATGTTAATAACTTAGTTACATATGAAGATATTGCTCAAGAAGTTTGGAGAGGTAAGAATTTTTCTATATACTCTTTACGTAATGTTGTAAAGCATATTAGAGAAAAAACAAGCGATGCATTTTTAAAAAACTCATCAAATAGAGGTTATGTAATTAATACAGTTTAA
- a CDS encoding PAS domain-containing sensor histidine kinase: MKSNKELLNNILNNSIEGIILIKDGFITDINQSLVEILKYESKNELIGNLVTGVLIPNINTKYIKYESKTYQELNIITKNGETIPVLIKIIDLDKRNKVAYILNLSELKEKEKLLITKSKHSAMGEMISMIAHQWRQPLNTLSSIVSKIYFRNHTNRLDKESIENSLNDINNQIVYMSNTIDDFRNFFSKEKNKEYIDLYEITKLVIKMIHSDLDSNDIKIKLEKKNNLSKIFLYKNDLIQVILNILNNSKDAFIENNIIYKNISIIIDENEKSQTIVLKDNAGGISKDIIEHVFNPYFSTKNDRNGTGLGLYICKTIIEKKLNGQIYISSFKNNTEIKIEIEK; the protein is encoded by the coding sequence ATGAAAAGTAACAAAGAACTTCTTAATAATATTTTAAATAATTCCATTGAAGGAATTATTCTTATAAAAGATGGTTTTATAACAGATATAAATCAATCCTTAGTAGAGATTTTAAAATATGAAAGTAAAAATGAACTTATTGGTAATTTAGTAACTGGAGTACTAATACCTAATATTAATACCAAATATATAAAATATGAATCTAAAACATATCAAGAATTAAATATTATCACAAAAAATGGAGAAACAATTCCTGTTTTAATTAAAATAATTGATTTAGATAAAAGAAATAAAGTAGCATATATTTTAAATCTTTCAGAGCTCAAAGAAAAAGAGAAACTTCTAATTACGAAATCTAAACACTCTGCAATGGGTGAGATGATCTCTATGATTGCACATCAATGGAGACAACCTTTAAATACTTTATCATCAATAGTTTCAAAAATATATTTTAGGAACCATACAAACAGATTAGATAAAGAATCAATTGAAAATAGTCTAAATGATATAAATAATCAAATAGTATATATGTCAAATACAATTGATGATTTTAGAAACTTTTTTTCAAAAGAGAAAAATAAAGAGTATATAGATTTATATGAAATAACTAAATTAGTCATAAAAATGATACACTCAGATTTAGACTCTAATGATATAAAAATTAAGTTAGAAAAGAAAAATAATTTATCAAAGATTTTTTTATATAAAAATGATTTAATTCAAGTAATTTTAAATATTTTAAATAATTCAAAAGATGCATTTATAGAAAATAACATCATTTACAAAAATATCTCTATAATAATTGATGAAAATGAAAAGTCTCAAACTATAGTTTTAAAGGACAATGCAGGTGGTATTTCTAAAGATATAATTGAACATGTTTTTAATCCATATTTCTCAACAAAAAACGATAGAAATGGTACAGGACTTGGTTTATATATTTGTAAAACAATTATTGAAAAAAAACTTAATGGACAAATCTATATTAGTAGTTTTAAAAATAATACTGAAATAAAAATTGAAATAGAGAAATAA
- a CDS encoding response regulator transcription factor: MIDYIYLEKYCKNLKVLYVEDDKYSAKKVKELLDEIFPNVVLAKNGDEALKLFLDYKRDTDCFYDLVITDIKMPKLDGISLSKKILEQNKKQEIIIISAHSETNYFLELINLGISNFILKPIDYNDFINMVYKITKSIYESKNINSTKPTSIKLGEDLYWDLQFKVLVNNHKEVKLTKKEFLLINLLLSVKNKTFSNEEILNKIWLDNETTSNVTNLKNTISRLRKKVISLNIENIYGFGYKITQD; the protein is encoded by the coding sequence ATGATTGATTATATATATTTAGAGAAATATTGTAAAAACCTTAAAGTTTTATATGTAGAAGATGATAAATATAGTGCAAAAAAAGTAAAAGAACTACTTGATGAAATTTTTCCTAATGTAGTTTTAGCAAAAAATGGGGACGAAGCATTAAAATTATTTTTAGATTATAAAAGAGATACAGACTGTTTTTATGATTTAGTAATTACAGATATAAAAATGCCAAAACTAGATGGTATTTCTTTAAGTAAAAAAATATTAGAACAAAATAAAAAACAAGAAATTATTATTATTTCAGCTCACAGTGAAACAAATTATTTTTTAGAATTAATAAATTTAGGAATAAGTAATTTTATTTTGAAGCCTATAGATTACAATGATTTTATAAATATGGTTTATAAAATTACTAAATCTATTTATGAATCAAAAAATATAAATTCTACTAAGCCAACTTCTATCAAACTTGGTGAAGATTTATATTGGGATTTACAATTTAAAGTTTTAGTAAATAATCATAAAGAGGTGAAATTAACTAAAAAAGAGTTTCTTTTAATCAATCTACTTCTTAGTGTCAAAAATAAAACTTTTTCTAATGAAGAAATATTAAATAAAATTTGGTTAGATAATGAAACTACATCCAATGTTACAAATTTAAAAAATACTATATCTCGATTAAGAAAAAAAGTTATTAGCTTAAATATTGAAAATATTTATGGATTTGGGTATAAGATAACCCAAGATTAG